One bacterium genomic window carries:
- a CDS encoding protein arginine kinase: MLENYIKTSPEWLNAKGEEADIAISSRIRLARNIKDIPFAHWAPMNDLEKVTKMIEEAISRIPSLKNADIIRQNDLIPLQKQFLVERHLVSPEHTNSKLGSVIVSEREIISIMINEEDHLRMQVLSSGLNLVDSWQIIAKVEEELSAILPFAFSFDFGYLTACPTNVGTGMRASIMLHLPALSLSNKIEKIIPFLSKVGMVSRGFYGEKSETFGDLFQVSNQITLGKKEEELIEALIKVIRQIIDYEKEERELLRTRGGIQIEDRFKRAYGLLVNAKLIPSREAMELLSIIRLGIHLGFLPSIPTERLNRLLVFTQPAHLQLAIGGASNPALRDRERAELIQRELEIR, encoded by the coding sequence ATGTTAGAAAACTATATTAAAACATCGCCAGAATGGCTCAATGCAAAGGGAGAGGAGGCTGATATAGCCATAAGCTCTAGGATTCGGCTAGCAAGAAATATAAAGGATATACCATTTGCCCATTGGGCTCCGATGAATGACCTTGAGAAGGTAACAAAAATGATAGAGGAGGCTATCTCTCGTATTCCCTCGCTTAAAAATGCTGATATAATAAGACAAAATGACCTAATTCCCCTTCAAAAACAATTCCTTGTAGAAAGGCATCTTGTTTCACCAGAACACACTAATTCTAAACTTGGAAGCGTTATTGTAAGCGAGAGGGAGATAATATCAATTATGATAAATGAAGAAGACCATTTGAGGATGCAGGTTTTATCAAGTGGACTTAACTTAGTAGACAGTTGGCAGATAATTGCAAAGGTTGAAGAGGAGCTATCAGCCATCCTTCCATTTGCATTTTCCTTTGATTTTGGCTATCTTACAGCCTGCCCAACCAATGTGGGAACAGGGATGAGGGCATCTATAATGCTTCATCTCCCTGCATTATCCTTAAGTAATAAGATTGAAAAAATAATTCCATTCCTCTCAAAGGTTGGAATGGTCTCTCGGGGCTTTTATGGAGAAAAATCCGAGACATTTGGAGATTTATTTCAGGTTTCAAATCAGATAACCCTTGGGAAAAAAGAGGAGGAGCTTATTGAAGCCCTCATTAAGGTTATCCGCCAAATTATAGACTATGAGAAGGAAGAAAGGGAGCTTTTGAGAACAAGGGGAGGGATTCAGATAGAGGATAGGTTTAAAAGGGCTTATGGTCTTCTTGTCAATGCAAAGCTTATTCCGTCCCGTGAGGCAATGGAGCTTTTATCCATTATCAGGCTTGGAATACATTTAGGCTTCCTTCCAAGTATTCCAACAGAGCGGTTAAATAGGCTTCTTGTTTTTACCCAACCCGCACATCTTCAGCTAGCGAT
- a CDS encoding UvrB/UvrC motif-containing protein yields the protein MVCDICGIKEASIHFKQVINNQTTSIHLCEECAEEKGFGLSSISQPFPNLLEFFSNIFKEEKGAIAEEMRCTGCGMGLSEFQKGGRLGCSDCFEAFKQPLLSLLKQIHGNTVHIGRHPFGFEKIAQKEKKLKILKDELKKAISTENYEEAARLRDMIKALEQ from the coding sequence ATGGTTTGTGATATCTGTGGTATAAAAGAGGCAAGCATTCATTTTAAGCAGGTAATAAATAATCAAACCACGAGCATTCACCTTTGTGAGGAATGCGCAGAGGAAAAAGGGTTTGGTTTATCTAGCATTTCCCAACCATTTCCAAACCTACTTGAATTTTTTTCAAATATATTTAAAGAAGAAAAAGGGGCAATTGCAGAAGAAATGCGATGTACAGGGTGCGGAATGGGGCTATCTGAATTCCAGAAAGGAGGAAGGCTTGGATGCTCTGATTGCTTTGAGGCATTTAAACAACCCCTTCTTTCCCTCTTAAAGCAAATACATGGGAACACGGTTCATATTGGAAGACATCCTTTTGGTTTTGAAAAGATAGCACAAAAGGAGAAAAAACTTAAAATCTTAAAAGATGAGCTTAAGAAGGCTATATCTACTGAGAATTATGAGGAAGCAGCAAGGCTTCGGGATATGATTAAAGCGTTAGAACAATGA